One Bacillota bacterium genomic window carries:
- a CDS encoding ATP-binding protein, translating to MLNQQTIDRLAEMKLRNMIIAYQKQQEDPLMLDLSFEERFGLIVDSEWLARKNRYLQRLLKESRMPIHACVEDIDYTAKRKLDRKLITRLSTGEWVVQHQNLLISGPTGVGKTFLACAMGNLICRLGYAVRYYRVSKLLEELQAARGDGTYFKKFNMLKKVPLLILDDWGLKAFSTNDCSLLFELFEERNQKGSTLIAGQLPIEYWNKVLLDPTITDAILDRIIHNAYRLNIDGCTMRKVLSIIPKDDETQD from the coding sequence ATGCTCAATCAGCAAACAATAGACCGCCTTGCAGAAATGAAGCTAAGGAACATGATAATTGCTTACCAAAAACAACAAGAAGACCCCTTAATGCTCGACCTCTCCTTTGAGGAGAGGTTCGGGCTAATTGTAGATTCTGAGTGGCTGGCCCGTAAAAACCGTTATTTGCAGCGTTTACTCAAAGAATCCAGAATGCCTATACACGCATGTGTAGAAGATATCGATTACACAGCCAAGCGCAAACTTGACCGTAAATTGATTACCCGGCTGTCTACAGGGGAATGGGTAGTACAACACCAAAATCTACTTATATCCGGCCCAACAGGGGTCGGCAAGACATTTCTTGCTTGTGCCATGGGCAACCTTATCTGCAGGCTTGGATACGCTGTCCGCTATTACAGGGTATCAAAGCTTTTAGAAGAGTTACAAGCAGCCAGGGGTGATGGGACCTATTTCAAAAAGTTCAACATGTTAAAAAAGGTTCCCCTCTTGATCCTTGACGATTGGGGCTTGAAAGCTTTTTCCACTAATGACTGCAGCCTGCTCTTCGAATTGTTCGAGGAAAGGAACCAAAAGGGGTCCACTCTTATAGCCGGGCAGCTCCCCATAGAATACTGGAACAAGGTACTATTGGACCCAACAATTACGGATGCAATCCTTGACCGGATCATCCATAATGCCTATCGCCTTAATATAGATGGATGTACAATGCGTAAGGTATTGTCTATCATCCCAAAAGACGATGAAACACAGGACTGA